One part of the Streptomyces sp. NBC_01381 genome encodes these proteins:
- a CDS encoding winged helix-turn-helix domain-containing protein, which yields MRYAQGGGLADERREFREGIRQVAAERFALGEPSSVIAKDLRVSVRSVQRWRKSWTKGGPRALRSSGSASPPRLSEAQFAQLEAELVKGPVAHGWPDQRWTLTRVKTVIGRRFHKSYTIQGVRKLLIRHGFSCQIPARRALERDDEAITGWVKETWPLVEAPRRRSTPGSSSRTSPASR from the coding sequence ATGAGGTACGCGCAGGGCGGCGGTCTGGCGGACGAGCGGCGTGAGTTCCGCGAGGGCATTCGGCAGGTGGCGGCCGAGCGGTTCGCCCTTGGTGAGCCGAGCTCGGTGATCGCGAAGGATCTGCGGGTCAGCGTCCGGTCGGTGCAACGGTGGCGGAAGTCGTGGACGAAGGGCGGCCCACGGGCCTTGCGCTCGTCTGGGTCGGCCTCGCCACCACGTCTGAGTGAGGCCCAATTTGCGCAGCTGGAAGCAGAGTTGGTCAAGGGCCCGGTCGCGCATGGCTGGCCGGATCAGCGGTGGACGCTGACCCGCGTGAAGACGGTCATCGGTCGTCGCTTCCACAAGAGCTACACCATCCAGGGCGTGCGCAAGCTGCTGATCCGCCACGGCTTCTCCTGTCAGATCCCGGCCAGGCGGGCCCTCGAGCGCGACGATGAGGCGATCACCGGCTGGGTGAAGGAGACTTGGCCGCTGGTGGAAGCACCGCGGCGGCGCTCGACGCCTGGATCGTCTTCGAGGACGAGTCCGGCTTCTCGATGA
- a CDS encoding transposase, producing MTPPIARTWARRGQTPVIRVRGRSRRRVSIAALTCYKQGESSRLIYRPRRDDGRRDGRKSFAGTNYRDLLQVAHQQLGGPIVLIWDNLNVHLDSRMRAWIAERDWLTVHQLPSYAPDLNPVEGIWSLLRRGWLSNIAFTSPDHLVQTVRRGLRTIQYRNDLIDGCLAGTGLSLNPTTPRVQAQ from the coding sequence ATGACGCCGCCGATCGCCCGCACTTGGGCGAGGCGCGGGCAGACACCCGTCATCCGGGTCCGCGGCCGCTCCCGCCGACGGGTCTCGATCGCCGCCCTGACCTGCTACAAACAGGGCGAAAGCTCCCGGCTGATCTACCGGCCCCGCCGCGATGACGGCCGGCGCGACGGACGTAAGTCCTTCGCCGGGACCAATTACCGGGATCTGTTGCAGGTTGCCCACCAGCAACTCGGCGGCCCGATCGTGCTCATCTGGGACAACTTGAACGTGCATCTGGACTCCCGCATGCGCGCCTGGATCGCCGAGCGGGACTGGTTGACCGTCCACCAACTGCCCTCCTATGCACCAGATCTCAACCCGGTCGAGGGCATCTGGTCCCTGCTACGGCGCGGCTGGCTCAGCAACATCGCTTTCACCAGCCCCGACCACCTGGTCCAGACCGTCCGGCGCGGTCTGCGCACGATCCAGTACCGCAACGATCTGATCGACGGATGTCTCGCCGGAACCGGCCTATCCCTCAACCCGACGACACCACGAGTTCAGGCTCAGTAG
- a CDS encoding AlpA family transcriptional regulator: MARPPALKLAEVLAEIRMSPSAFYRMRARGQGPHMIRLPNGELRCRRADLDAWWEACERDSDTWR, encoded by the coding sequence ATGGCTCGCCCTCCCGCGCTGAAGCTCGCCGAGGTTCTGGCGGAGATCCGTATGAGTCCGTCAGCGTTCTACCGAATGCGCGCTCGCGGGCAAGGACCCCACATGATCAGGTTGCCCAATGGCGAACTCCGGTGCCGTCGCGCAGACCTGGACGCCTGGTGGGAAGCATGCGAGAGAGATTCTGACACTTGGCGATGA
- a CDS encoding integrase: protein MSYNVRFWGIRERPDRRKPFMVRWTVDGREKSESFMTFGLADSRRSKLMTAAREGEPFDVHTGLPASELRAIKQRTTWYDLAHEYLDQRWDRTPGNTRRTLADAFATITPALVHSGATYPEPRVLRRALYSWAFNKNAWAQEPNEEWRKALDWIKRNSLPVGALAEADVLRRALDALCRKLDGKAAAAKTARRKRAAFNEVLNTAVEKGYFGDNPLNGLRWNAPAVNEEADPAAVPNPAQVARLLAAVAQQCGRGPHLEAFFGCMYYAAMRPAEVIHLRLDQCHLPKTGWGMLNLSGGVVTAGKDWTDDGAVHEVHSLKRRAATATRPVPIPPQFVRILRAHIERFGVAPDGRLFRNQAGNYVDAAAYGTTWARARKYVLTRTELASGLAKRPYDLRHAGISFWLYSGVDPAECARRAGQSIEVLFRHYAKFLDGVREQANRLIEQSMQEWDRVSQGGAPAG, encoded by the coding sequence ATGAGCTACAACGTCCGCTTTTGGGGCATACGCGAGCGCCCTGACCGGCGCAAGCCTTTTATGGTCCGGTGGACGGTCGATGGGCGCGAAAAGTCCGAGTCATTCATGACCTTCGGGCTCGCCGACAGCAGGCGCTCAAAACTGATGACGGCAGCGCGCGAAGGCGAGCCGTTTGATGTACACACAGGTTTGCCGGCGTCCGAGCTACGAGCCATCAAGCAGCGGACGACGTGGTACGACCTTGCCCACGAATACCTTGACCAACGGTGGGACCGCACGCCGGGAAACACCCGCCGCACTCTGGCCGACGCATTCGCCACGATCACACCTGCCCTGGTGCACTCTGGCGCGACCTATCCGGAGCCGCGGGTCCTGCGGCGCGCCTTGTACTCGTGGGCCTTCAACAAGAACGCATGGGCCCAAGAGCCGAACGAGGAGTGGCGGAAGGCCCTGGACTGGATAAAGCGCAACTCCCTGCCCGTCGGTGCACTCGCGGAAGCCGACGTGCTGCGACGGGCGCTGGACGCCCTGTGTCGCAAGCTGGACGGCAAGGCGGCTGCAGCCAAGACGGCGCGGCGCAAGAGGGCCGCGTTCAACGAAGTGCTCAACACTGCAGTGGAGAAAGGTTACTTCGGGGATAACCCCCTCAACGGACTCAGGTGGAACGCTCCGGCCGTCAACGAGGAGGCGGACCCGGCTGCCGTTCCCAATCCGGCCCAGGTCGCCCGGCTCCTCGCGGCGGTTGCCCAGCAGTGCGGACGCGGTCCTCACCTTGAGGCGTTCTTCGGCTGCATGTACTACGCGGCCATGCGGCCCGCGGAGGTCATCCACCTCCGGCTCGATCAGTGTCACCTCCCCAAGACCGGGTGGGGGATGCTCAACCTTTCGGGGGGCGTCGTCACCGCAGGAAAGGACTGGACGGACGACGGCGCGGTGCACGAGGTGCACTCGCTCAAGCGCCGTGCGGCTACCGCGACCCGACCTGTGCCGATCCCGCCGCAGTTCGTGCGCATCCTCCGCGCGCACATCGAACGGTTCGGCGTGGCGCCGGACGGGCGGCTGTTCCGGAACCAGGCCGGCAACTACGTGGACGCAGCCGCGTACGGCACAACCTGGGCGCGGGCACGGAAGTACGTCCTGACGCGCACGGAACTCGCCTCCGGGCTGGCCAAGCGGCCCTACGATCTCCGGCACGCCGGGATCTCGTTCTGGCTGTACTCCGGTGTGGACCCGGCCGAATGTGCTCGCCGCGCGGGCCAGAGCATCGAGGTCCTCTTCCGCCACTACGCCAAGTTCCTGGACGGCGTCCGGGAGCAGGCCAACCGCCTCATTGAGCAGTCAATGCAGGAGTGGGACCGCGTCAGCCAGGGCGGGGCACCTGCGGGGTGA
- a CDS encoding aldehyde dehydrogenase family protein produces the protein MTRYAAPGTEGALVSYQARYDHFIGGEYVPPARGQYFENPSPVNGQPFTEIARGTAEDVERALDAAHAAAPAWGRTSATERASVLRKIADRMEANLEQLAVAESWENGKPVRETLAADIPLAIDHFRYFAGVMRAQEGSLSEIDEDTVAYHFHEPLGVVAQIIPWNFPILMATWKLAPALAAGNAVVLKPAEQTPASIHYWLSLVADLLPPGVVNIINGFGVEAGKPLASSARVAKVAFTGETTTGRLIMQYASENIKPVTLELGGKSPNIFFDDVWAANDDFRDKALEGFTMFALNNGEVCTCPSRALVQRGHYSEFMEAAVARTEQIVAGHPLDTDTMIGAQASNDQLEKILSYLDIGQQEGAKVLTGGQRITYDGEMAGGYYVQPTIFEGDNRMRIFQEEIFGPVVSVASFNDFDDAIKTANDTLYGLGAGVWTRDMNTAYRAGRAIQAGRVWTNCYHAYPAHAAFGGYKQSGIGRETHKMMLEHYQQTKNLLVSYSPKKLGFF, from the coding sequence ATGACCCGTTACGCAGCGCCCGGCACCGAGGGCGCACTCGTCTCCTACCAGGCCCGCTACGACCACTTCATCGGCGGTGAGTACGTACCACCCGCCCGCGGCCAGTACTTCGAGAACCCGAGCCCGGTCAACGGACAGCCTTTCACCGAGATCGCCCGCGGTACGGCCGAAGACGTGGAACGCGCGCTGGACGCGGCGCACGCAGCCGCCCCCGCCTGGGGCCGCACCTCCGCGACCGAACGCGCGTCCGTCCTGCGGAAGATCGCCGACCGCATGGAAGCCAACCTCGAGCAGCTCGCCGTGGCCGAGAGCTGGGAGAACGGCAAGCCGGTCCGCGAGACCCTGGCCGCCGACATCCCGCTCGCCATCGACCACTTCCGCTACTTCGCCGGCGTCATGCGCGCGCAGGAGGGGTCGCTGAGCGAGATCGACGAGGACACCGTCGCGTACCACTTCCACGAGCCGCTCGGCGTCGTCGCGCAGATCATCCCGTGGAACTTCCCCATCCTGATGGCGACTTGGAAGCTCGCCCCGGCGCTCGCCGCGGGCAACGCGGTCGTACTCAAGCCCGCCGAGCAGACCCCAGCCTCCATCCACTACTGGCTGAGCCTGGTCGCCGACCTGCTCCCGCCGGGCGTCGTCAACATCATCAACGGCTTCGGCGTCGAGGCGGGCAAGCCCCTGGCATCCAGCGCACGCGTCGCGAAGGTCGCCTTCACCGGTGAGACCACGACGGGCCGGCTGATCATGCAGTACGCCTCGGAGAACATCAAGCCGGTGACGCTGGAGCTCGGCGGCAAGTCCCCGAACATCTTCTTCGACGACGTGTGGGCGGCCAACGACGATTTCCGTGACAAGGCGCTCGAGGGCTTCACGATGTTCGCCCTCAACAACGGCGAGGTCTGCACCTGCCCGTCGCGCGCGCTCGTCCAGCGGGGCCACTACAGCGAGTTCATGGAAGCGGCGGTCGCCCGCACCGAACAGATCGTCGCGGGCCACCCGCTGGACACCGACACGATGATCGGCGCCCAGGCCTCCAACGACCAGCTGGAGAAGATCCTCTCCTACCTGGACATCGGCCAGCAGGAGGGCGCCAAGGTTCTGACGGGCGGTCAGCGCATCACGTACGACGGTGAGATGGCCGGCGGCTACTACGTCCAGCCGACGATCTTCGAGGGCGACAACCGCATGCGGATCTTCCAGGAGGAGATCTTCGGCCCGGTCGTCTCGGTGGCGTCGTTCAACGACTTCGACGACGCGATCAAGACCGCCAACGACACGCTGTACGGCCTGGGTGCGGGCGTATGGACGCGCGACATGAACACCGCCTACCGCGCGGGCCGCGCGATCCAAGCCGGCCGGGTCTGGACGAACTGCTATCACGCGTATCCCGCGCATGCGGCGTTCGGCGGCTACAAGCAGTCGGGGATCGGGCGTGAGACGCACAAGATGATGCTGGAGCACTACCAGCAGACGAAGAACCTTCTGGTGTCGTACTCGCCGAAGAAGCTCGGCTTCTTCTAG
- a CDS encoding helix-turn-helix domain-containing protein — MTDPWVALEAGADPAERVRVLRRAHERFTEAGTVARPVRSVVADSWRRSARARVCPEDTGAAVELTDGDLGSYRAEHPLAGVMPLFRELMGTFAMDGEHLLAVCDAHGRLLWVEGHSATRQKAGRMNFVPGARWAESAMGTNAPGTAVAVDRPVQVFAAEHFIRRVQPWTCAAAPVHDPRTGRLLGAVDITGGDGLAHPHSLAFVQAVARAAESQLALLAPPVEMMDAVELTALGRDEALLLTGGRKVRLSRRHSEILVVLARHPEGLTGDELLCALYEDESVTPVTLRAELARLRHVIGPELLRSRPYRLAVPVESDVDTVERRLGAGAVTAAAASYAGPLLPGSQAPAVARLRRRLADQLRAALIARRDPDLLSDWAHAPWGEDDLAVWRVLAQVRATPPVLARVDDLNAELAAGT, encoded by the coding sequence TTGACCGATCCATGGGTGGCTCTGGAGGCCGGTGCCGATCCCGCGGAGAGGGTGCGGGTGCTGCGCCGCGCCCATGAGAGGTTCACCGAGGCGGGGACCGTCGCGCGGCCGGTCCGTTCCGTGGTGGCCGACTCGTGGCGGCGTTCGGCTCGGGCGCGGGTCTGCCCCGAGGACACCGGTGCGGCGGTGGAACTGACCGACGGGGACCTCGGCTCCTATCGGGCGGAGCATCCGCTGGCCGGAGTGATGCCGCTGTTCCGCGAGCTGATGGGCACTTTCGCGATGGACGGTGAGCATCTGCTCGCCGTGTGCGACGCGCACGGCAGGCTGCTCTGGGTCGAGGGGCACTCGGCGACCCGGCAGAAGGCCGGGCGGATGAACTTCGTGCCAGGTGCGCGGTGGGCGGAGTCGGCCATGGGGACGAACGCGCCGGGTACGGCGGTGGCCGTGGACCGGCCGGTGCAGGTGTTCGCCGCCGAGCACTTCATCCGGCGCGTCCAGCCGTGGACGTGCGCGGCCGCTCCGGTGCACGATCCGCGGACCGGCAGGCTGCTCGGGGCGGTCGACATCACCGGGGGTGACGGTCTCGCGCATCCGCACAGCCTTGCCTTCGTCCAGGCGGTCGCGCGCGCCGCGGAGTCTCAACTGGCGCTGCTCGCACCGCCGGTGGAGATGATGGACGCCGTGGAGCTCACCGCGCTCGGCCGCGATGAAGCCCTGCTTCTGACCGGGGGCCGCAAGGTGCGGCTGAGCCGCAGGCACAGCGAGATCCTCGTCGTGCTCGCCCGCCATCCGGAGGGGCTCACCGGTGACGAGTTGCTGTGCGCGCTGTACGAGGACGAGTCGGTGACACCGGTGACGCTGCGCGCCGAACTGGCCCGGCTGCGCCATGTCATCGGTCCGGAGCTGCTGAGGTCGCGCCCGTACCGGCTCGCGGTGCCGGTCGAGTCCGACGTCGATACTGTCGAGCGTCGGCTCGGCGCCGGGGCGGTCACCGCGGCCGCCGCGTCGTACGCGGGGCCGCTGCTTCCCGGTTCGCAGGCGCCTGCCGTGGCCAGGCTTCGGCGCAGGCTCGCCGACCAGCTGCGCGCGGCGCTCATCGCGCGCCGCGACCCCGACCTCCTGTCCGACTGGGCGCACGCCCCGTGGGGCGAGGACGACCTGGCGGTGTGGCGCGTGCTGGCCCAGGTGCGGGCGACCCCGCCGGTGCTCGCCCGCGTCGACGATCTGAACGCGGAGCTGGCGGCCGGGACGTAA
- a CDS encoding N-acetylmuramoyl-L-alanine amidase yields MDRARRLPSRRRLLQGAALAAVPAALLPATRATARPRAVDYPLAEWVPASTSNYTAANRPSTYPVDFVIVHVTQETYADTLAIFQNSAKKVSAHYVVRSEDGHIAQCVRERNVAWHAGNWNYNTRSIGIEHEGWVDQPEYFTDAMYEQSALLTSYICDTYGIPKNRDHIIGHVEVPGSDHTDPGPYWDWPRYMDLVNSV; encoded by the coding sequence ATGGATCGAGCAAGACGCCTTCCCAGCCGGCGCCGGCTGTTGCAGGGCGCGGCCCTCGCCGCCGTCCCCGCCGCGCTCCTCCCCGCCACCCGAGCGACCGCCCGGCCCCGAGCGGTCGACTACCCCCTCGCCGAGTGGGTTCCGGCCAGTACCTCCAACTACACGGCGGCCAACCGGCCGAGCACCTACCCGGTGGACTTCGTGATCGTTCACGTCACCCAGGAGACCTACGCCGACACCCTGGCCATCTTCCAGAACTCGGCGAAGAAGGTGTCGGCCCACTATGTGGTGCGCTCCGAGGACGGCCACATCGCCCAGTGCGTGCGCGAGCGCAATGTCGCCTGGCACGCCGGCAACTGGAACTACAACACCCGCAGCATCGGCATCGAACACGAAGGGTGGGTCGACCAGCCCGAGTACTTCACCGACGCGATGTACGAGCAGTCCGCGCTGCTGACCTCGTACATCTGCGACACGTACGGCATTCCCAAGAACCGCGACCACATCATCGGGCACGTCGAGGTGCCCGGCAGCGACCACACCGATCCGGGACCGTACTGGGACTGGCCGCGCTATATGGACCTGGTGAACTCCGTCTGA
- a CDS encoding acetamidase/formamidase family protein, translating into MSEPRMMTVRPEPGEYAWTFGGAPPVARIAPGTVLDLYTEDCFAGEVRSEKDLVSEVCEFPFLNPQTGPFHVEGAEPGDTIAVHFVSIEPARDWAASTTVPLFGALTSTHTTASLQPPLPETVWIWQLDRDRRTAHFSARDGDFEIALPMDPMHGTVGVAPASLEVRSALVPDAHGGNMDTPEMRAGVTCYLGVNVEGALLSLGDGHARQGEGETCGVAVECAMNTVVIVELLKGITTPWPRLESDTHIVSTGSARPLEDAFRISQLDLVQWLVRDYGFSELDAYQFATQTVESPLANVCDTNYTCVAKIRKEWLPARETHRGLHARLRETAASLPH; encoded by the coding sequence ATGAGCGAGCCTCGGATGATGACCGTGCGGCCCGAACCGGGCGAGTACGCCTGGACGTTCGGCGGTGCCCCTCCCGTGGCACGCATTGCTCCGGGCACGGTCCTCGACCTGTACACGGAGGACTGCTTCGCGGGGGAGGTCCGCTCCGAGAAGGACCTGGTCTCCGAGGTCTGCGAGTTTCCGTTCCTGAACCCGCAGACCGGCCCCTTCCATGTGGAGGGCGCGGAGCCCGGTGACACCATCGCCGTGCACTTCGTGTCCATCGAGCCGGCCCGTGACTGGGCGGCGTCCACGACAGTGCCGCTCTTCGGGGCGCTTACCTCCACCCACACGACGGCCTCGCTGCAGCCGCCGCTGCCGGAGACCGTGTGGATCTGGCAGCTCGACCGGGACCGTCGCACGGCACACTTCAGCGCGCGTGACGGCGACTTCGAGATCGCGCTGCCGATGGATCCGATGCACGGCACGGTCGGCGTCGCGCCCGCCAGCCTCGAGGTGCGCTCGGCGCTCGTGCCCGACGCGCACGGCGGCAACATGGACACTCCCGAGATGCGGGCCGGGGTCACCTGCTACCTCGGGGTGAATGTCGAGGGCGCGCTCCTGAGCCTGGGCGACGGGCATGCCCGCCAGGGCGAGGGAGAGACCTGTGGTGTCGCCGTCGAGTGCGCCATGAACACCGTCGTGATCGTCGAACTCCTGAAGGGGATCACAACACCCTGGCCGCGCCTGGAGTCCGACACCCACATCGTGTCGACCGGCTCGGCTCGACCGCTCGAGGACGCCTTCCGAATATCCCAACTCGACCTGGTGCAGTGGCTGGTGCGCGATTACGGCTTCAGCGAGCTCGACGCCTACCAGTTCGCGACGCAGACCGTCGAATCACCGCTCGCCAACGTCTGCGACACCAACTACACGTGCGTGGCCAAGATCCGCAAGGAGTGGCTGCCCGCACGCGAGACTCACCGGGGGCTGCATGCGCGGCTGCGAGAGACGGCCGCGTCACTGCCCCATTGA
- a CDS encoding tetratricopeptide repeat protein — protein METDRHGHAMSGIGDEAARHYERALDALLFFRGEVADEAQAMAAAAPRSAMAQVFGAYLGLLGTEEREAAAARRTFSAFLGAVDLAELSPRERMHAAAADAWLDGDMFGAGEILGELSREHPRDALALAVGHQIDFFSGDAQRLRDRIGGALTSWDSDDPYFGPLLGMYAFGLEESGHYGHAEETGLRAVERHPRDVWGIHAVVHTYEMRGRFADGIHYMDARTADWTDGNFLSVHNSWHYALYALESGSIERVLAVYDNTLHNETSEGIAMELLDASALLWRLLLVGADVGPRWAKLAEAWAGREDGAYYAFNDVHAVMAYAGAGRIADAERLVKDRELWLARSEPAASPAVSNHAMTREIGLPVCQALIAHRREQYTRVVELLAPIRNRLNFFGGSHAQRDAIQRTLVEAAVRSGRHDDLARTLLSERISLRPICPYNWQARARLADRLGDPDQAVAARTRAEQQAAAGAAVLG, from the coding sequence ATGGAAACGGACCGGCATGGGCACGCCATGAGTGGCATCGGCGACGAGGCCGCGCGGCATTACGAGCGGGCGCTTGACGCGCTGTTGTTCTTCCGCGGGGAGGTGGCCGATGAGGCGCAGGCGATGGCGGCGGCCGCTCCCCGGTCCGCCATGGCGCAGGTATTCGGCGCGTATCTGGGGTTGCTGGGCACCGAGGAGAGGGAGGCCGCCGCGGCGCGGCGGACCTTCAGCGCGTTCCTCGGCGCCGTCGACCTGGCAGAGCTCTCGCCGCGCGAGCGCATGCACGCGGCCGCTGCCGACGCCTGGCTCGACGGGGACATGTTCGGTGCCGGGGAGATCCTCGGCGAGCTCAGCCGCGAGCATCCCCGCGACGCCCTCGCGCTGGCCGTCGGTCACCAGATCGACTTCTTCTCGGGCGACGCCCAGCGACTGCGCGACCGCATCGGCGGCGCGCTGACCTCGTGGGACTCCGATGACCCGTACTTCGGCCCGCTCCTTGGGATGTACGCCTTCGGGCTCGAGGAGTCGGGGCACTACGGCCACGCCGAGGAGACCGGGCTACGCGCCGTGGAACGCCATCCGCGTGACGTGTGGGGCATTCACGCGGTCGTCCACACCTACGAGATGCGCGGACGGTTCGCCGATGGGATCCACTACATGGACGCGCGGACGGCGGACTGGACCGACGGAAACTTCCTGTCCGTGCACAACTCATGGCACTACGCCCTGTACGCGCTGGAGTCGGGGAGCATCGAACGGGTCCTCGCCGTCTACGACAACACCCTCCACAACGAGACCTCGGAGGGAATCGCCATGGAACTCCTGGACGCCTCAGCCCTGTTGTGGCGGCTGCTCCTCGTAGGTGCCGACGTCGGGCCGCGCTGGGCGAAGCTCGCCGAGGCCTGGGCCGGGCGGGAGGACGGCGCGTACTACGCCTTCAACGACGTACACGCCGTGATGGCGTACGCGGGGGCCGGCCGGATCGCCGATGCCGAGCGACTCGTGAAGGACCGCGAGCTGTGGCTCGCCCGCAGCGAGCCCGCGGCCTCCCCGGCGGTGTCCAACCATGCGATGACGCGCGAGATCGGGCTGCCGGTGTGCCAGGCCCTCATCGCGCACCGCCGGGAGCAGTACACCCGCGTCGTCGAGCTGCTCGCGCCGATCCGCAACCGCCTCAACTTCTTCGGCGGCAGCCACGCTCAGCGGGACGCCATCCAGCGCACGCTGGTGGAGGCCGCCGTCCGCTCCGGCCGGCACGACGATCTGGCGCGCACCCTGCTCAGTGAGCGGATCAGTCTGCGCCCCATCTGCCCGTACAACTGGCAGGCTCGGGCGCGGCTGGCCGACCGGCTCGGCGATCCGGACCAGGCCGTCGCCGCCCGCACCCGAGCCGAGCAACAGGCCGCCGCCGGGGCCGCAGTCTTGGGGTGA
- a CDS encoding ROK family transcriptional regulator has product MTAPPHGTRQGASGAQLPDTQQGMRRRNLSRVLHAVAAHGPLSRAAVASRIGLTRAAVSTLVDELIRSGLLDELGPERPGRVGRPGSALAISGRGPAGIGAEVGVDHLAVCAVDLRGEVRARAVRQGSNRGRSPEPVIKELVALMRQVNTEAGREGLRPAGLAVAVPGLVARDTGTVVHAPNLDWHDVDLAALLPGKLPLTVDNEANFGALAELWLGDEVPQDFLHVSAEIGIGAALVVDGRLLRGTRGFAGELGHVPVRPDGPACPCGGRGCLEQYAGEEAVLRSAGLAPGADRVGLLAERARQGDHDVRRALHDAGTALGIALTGAVNLLDPRSVVLGGALSRLAPWLLPPLEAELERRTAGTGCGVAVSRLGSDGPLLGAAHSVVRAVLDDPAGVP; this is encoded by the coding sequence ATGACCGCACCACCGCACGGCACGCGGCAGGGTGCGTCCGGCGCCCAGCTCCCCGACACCCAGCAGGGGATGCGCCGCCGGAACCTCTCGCGTGTCCTGCACGCCGTCGCCGCGCACGGCCCGCTGTCCCGCGCCGCCGTGGCCTCCCGGATCGGCCTGACGCGGGCCGCGGTCTCCACCTTGGTGGACGAGCTGATCCGTTCCGGGCTCCTGGACGAGCTCGGTCCTGAGCGCCCCGGCAGGGTGGGCCGGCCCGGCTCCGCCCTCGCGATCAGCGGCCGCGGTCCAGCCGGCATCGGCGCGGAGGTGGGTGTCGACCATCTCGCGGTGTGCGCGGTCGATCTGCGCGGAGAGGTACGCGCGCGTGCCGTGCGTCAGGGCAGCAACCGGGGGCGCTCCCCCGAGCCGGTCATCAAGGAACTCGTCGCGCTGATGCGGCAGGTGAACACCGAGGCGGGCCGGGAGGGGCTGCGCCCTGCGGGTCTCGCCGTCGCCGTGCCCGGTCTGGTCGCCCGCGACACGGGCACGGTCGTCCACGCCCCCAACCTCGACTGGCATGACGTCGACCTCGCCGCGCTGCTGCCGGGCAAGCTGCCGCTGACGGTGGACAACGAGGCGAACTTCGGCGCGCTGGCCGAGCTGTGGCTCGGCGACGAGGTGCCGCAGGACTTTCTCCACGTCTCCGCCGAGATCGGCATCGGTGCCGCGCTGGTCGTCGACGGACGGCTGCTGCGCGGGACGCGCGGCTTCGCGGGTGAGCTCGGACATGTTCCGGTGCGGCCCGATGGCCCGGCGTGTCCGTGCGGCGGTCGTGGCTGTCTTGAGCAGTACGCCGGTGAGGAAGCGGTACTACGGAGCGCGGGCCTTGCACCTGGAGCGGACCGGGTCGGGCTCCTGGCCGAGCGTGCCAGGCAGGGCGACCACGACGTGCGCCGCGCGCTGCACGACGCCGGGACCGCCCTGGGCATCGCCCTCACCGGTGCGGTGAACCTCCTTGACCCCCGGTCCGTGGTGCTCGGCGGGGCTCTCTCCCGGCTCGCGCCGTGGCTCCTGCCACCGCTGGAGGCCGAGCTGGAGCGCCGCACCGCGGGGACGGGCTGCGGCGTAGCGGTCTCCCGACTTGGCTCCGACGGACCGTTGCTGGGCGCCGCACACTCGGTCGTACGGGCGGTCCTCGACGATCCGGCGGGAGTGCCCTGA